In Gemmatimonadota bacterium, the sequence GAGATAAAGTGATGTGCGGTATGGCACTTGTTGAAACTCCGTTCGCTCGAATGACGAGGTTTGGCGCAAAATAGAGGCGGGAACGATGGCGTGGCCCTTCTATCAGTCGTCCGGAGAAGTCGAGAGGGAAAAGCCGCCCACGAAGTCGCAGATTTGCATTGCCGGGTTCAACCGAGATGGGGTCAATTCTGTTCACAAAGCGGTAGTTCTGGGTATGGCGTTCTTTTATGGGCGACAAGTTGAGAATGGCGCACGTTCTCAGCACATTACCCTGAGCTTTGAGGTGAATTTGCTTTGACGGAATGTCGATGATAAGGTAGAAATTGTCCGGTGCTGTTTTGACCTGCTCGATTTCGCGAACAAGGGCTTCGCGGTAGTTTTGGAGAACGATTTTGTCCTGACCAGATACATGGGTTTCCACAAGAAGCAAACAAATTAGTAGATATAGACCCGGTCGCCAACTTGTAGTGAGCGATACACAAAGGCCAGGTCTTCGTCGTTGAGGCGAATACATCCGTGCGTGATATGCCGTCCGAGCAATGTGGGATAAAGGGTGCCGTGAATTTCGTACCCGTCGCCCAATTTAAGGGCGTAGGCACCTAAGGTTGTCCTGTCGAGACGCCGAAACTCCCAGGGCAATACAGTGGGTTCTTCTCCATTTTCGACAAAGGCCCACAGGGGCTTGGCCCAGATGGGATCTGTCACTTTGTACAAAATAGTTCTGATACCCAATGGGGTGTGAAATTGCCAGCGCGCCGAAGCACCCGGATGGAGCAGTACTTTGCCGCTGCCTGTCGCACACGTCGCTTCTCGTTTCATCTGGTTGTTGTGCCAAACTTGAAGACGGTTGTGTACGGTATCAATAACGATGTAGGTTTCTGTTGCGTGCCGTTTCAATGTTTCCTGGAGTGATGCGATGTCAGTTTTGAGTTGCTCGATATCCGTTTCTCGCGCAGGTAGATGCAGGGAAAAACTGAAGAACAAATAGAGCGCGAGTAATAATATGGTGTGAAAGCTGTGCATGTATGGCTTAGAAATTGCAAAACCGAGGTGCTTTTTTCGCGCCTCGGTTTTGTCTTTTTAAAAAGATATTTGGATGGTATTACAGGCGGAAATACCAGGGTTTATGTCGTTCTTTCCAGTCTTCGATTTTCTGAAGCGCGACCGAAACAGCACCCTGAACCTCAGTGAGTTTGTTTTCTGCTTCCTGCGCTTGAGCGAGCGCATCTCTATATTGCCCATTGTCGAGGCTGCCGCGTGCATCGCTTATGCTGGTCTCGGCCTGATTCAAATCGGCGTTGAGCTGATCGAGATCATCGTCCGCGCCTTTTCCTCGAGGGGCTTCACCCAAACCGACTCTGGTTTCTGAAATGCCGGGCATGATGCGTTCGATAATCGCCTGGGTATCGGCCTCCAGTTGCCTGTTGGTGTCAGCTTCTGATTTTGCGCTATTAGCCAACTCCAGAGCTTCTACATAAAGAGGCTCGGCCTCGTCAAATTTATTGAAGAAAAAGAACTTTTTTTCTTCAAATTTCTTAGCGGCACTGTCTATGGCAGCAGTTGCTATGCGATATGATTCGGGCGCATAAGCCTCGGCCTGAGACGCCTGTGCTGCTGCATAAGCTGCCTCAGTATCTGCTTTCAATTTTACCAATTCTTCTGAAGGCCCACAACCCGTTATGGCAAATGCCAAAATCAGAACAGTGCAAAGGCTTAAAATGGATCGCATCCTTAGACTCCTTGAGTGTGTTGTCAATAAAGGCTTTACGCATTGCTTTCTTTGCGGAAGATAAAACACAAATTTCCGCTTGTCAACACCAATTTTGGGATATGGGAAATGGTGTTGAGCTATCGGTGATGATGTATTTTATTTATCGCCGTTCGCTTTTTTTATAAAAAAGTTTGTTCAGTGGGCTTTTGGGAGCCGTAAGGTATTTGGCTTCATCGGGTGTCAGAGCTTTGTCGAATACGGCGATTTCGTCGATTTGTCCGGGGTATTTGTAGTGATTAAATCGCATCACGAGGTTTTCTATATCCCAGGTCAGATTCTGCTGAAGCGAACCTTTGCGCCCTGCTTCCTCGCCATCTATATACAGCACCCATTCAGCATCGGCCTTGCCGCTGTTAAAGTTGGACCAGGTAATCGCGATGTGATGCCAGTCGTTTGCACGCCAGTTGATGGGAATAGAAATCACGTATTTAGCGACCTCCTGGTCGCCAATTTCCCGTTGTTTGTCGGGATAGCATCCAAATCTGATTGTGCCATCGGCTTTTTTGAAATCGACAAATACAACTGCATCATCCCACGGATATTTTTCGCCGTCTTTTTT encodes:
- a CDS encoding L,D-transpeptidase, which produces MHSFHTILLLALYLFFSFSLHLPARETDIEQLKTDIASLQETLKRHATETYIVIDTVHNRLQVWHNNQMKREATCATGSGKVLLHPGASARWQFHTPLGIRTILYKVTDPIWAKPLWAFVENGEEPTVLPWEFRRLDRTTLGAYALKLGDGYEIHGTLYPTLLGRHITHGCIRLNDEDLAFVYRSLQVGDRVYIY